A stretch of Girardinichthys multiradiatus isolate DD_20200921_A chromosome 20, DD_fGirMul_XY1, whole genome shotgun sequence DNA encodes these proteins:
- the si:ch73-361p23.3 gene encoding tumor necrosis factor receptor superfamily member 4 — MPECNSFTISVVQPCGTAHSEGLDMVLCNLLIFIFTLNEVLVNSDTNNGIPCNKGERVTERFPGKRECAPCQDGYFQQTPKFSKSCNACAKCDEVTGSFVKVKCTKETDTICGCREGFSPLLENSAWCKCDKGSGLKNGVCSRCEEGFFSTEIDSSCKKWKQCGSTGIKKAGTATSDVICNELNGSQTTTSPTSIKKVFLSLLTTRRPHEGVQTQKTLSSTTTAPVQQNILRHTTQPSFPRSNTSTHIGTAILILGIVGLLLLTAMTCKLHVTPCWRTKPAVQTKDSLCRRPVEESGDGSESSLKLNPEP; from the exons ATGCCTGAGTGTAACAGTTTCACAATCTCAGTGGTGCAGCCTTGTGGTACAGCTCACAGTGAAGGACTAGACATGGTTCTGTGCAATCTGCTCATATTCATTTTCACACTAAACGAAGTCCTTGTTAATTCAGATACCAATAACGGAATTCCTTGCAACAAAG GTGAGAGAGTAACTGAACGCTTTCCAGGCAAAAGAGAATGTGCACCATGCCAGGATGGATATTTTCAACAAACACCAAAATTTTCAAAAAGTTGTAATGCATGTGCAAAGTGTGATGAAG ttaCAGGGAGTTTCGTCAAAGTGAAGTGCACCAAAGAGACAGACACAATATGTGGATGTCGTGAAGGATTTTCTCCCTTGTTGGAGAATTCTGCCTGGTGTAAATGTGACAAAGGATCTGGACTTAAAAATGGAG TTTGTTCAAGATGCGAGGAAGGCTTTTTCAGCACAGAAATTGATTCATCCTGTAAAAAATGGAAACA ATGTGGCTCCACAGGGATTAAAAAGGCCGGAACCGCAACTTCTGACGTCATCTGTAATGAATTAAATGGTAGTCAGACCACTACATCTCCCACATCAATCAAAAAGGTTTTCCTCTCGCTCTTAACAACACGTCGTCCACATGAGGGGGTTCAAACACAGAAGACACTCTCTAGTACCACCACAGCTCCTGTTCAACAGAACATCCTGAGACACACCACACAGCCCAGCTTTCCCAGGTCAAACACTAGCACCCACATAG GGACGGCCATTCTCATTTTGGGAATTGTTGGACTGCTCCTGTTGACAGCAATGACCTGCAAGCTGCACGTTACTCCCTGCTGGCGGACAAAACCAGCAGTACAGA CCAAGGACTCTTTGTGTCGGAGGCCAGTTGAGGAAAGCGGCGATGGCAGTGAGTCCTCTTTGAAACTCAACCCAGAGCCCTGA